Sequence from the Salinicoccus sp. RF5 genome:
ATTTTAGGAAAGATATTGTTCAACACTATCATTATTTGTAACGATCAGGAAAACTTTTCCTTCATCCATCTCGCTTTCAAAGTTTTCCGCTTCGGACTCTGAAAAGCCAAGGTTCTGTAGCTGTTTACGGAGCAGGTCGCCTTTTTTCTCGAAGGTTGATTTCACTGCTTCCCCAACGCCCATTTCACTTAGCCCCACTGTGCTGGCACCAGAGTTGTCTGCAATGCGTTCAGTACGGTCATCGTCGTGGGAGATGACATAGATATCGTCTGCTTTAACATCTTTGGAAGTGAGTTTCGCAATATCATCTTGGAGTGCTTCATCATTCGTATAAGGTTTAATGAATGGTTTCATAATATATGATTCCTCCTGAATGTAATGATAATAACAATCCACAAAAACATTACCCTTTGTTGATGCAATTAAACATAGCCGTATTGACAAATGCTCTCAAAGTATTTAGTATTGCGATGTTGTAAAACTATAATGTTCGGAAGGTGACTCTATTTGAATGCGGTCCTGATAGCGGTTTTTGTAATGATTTTATTAAGTCTCTTCAGATTGAATGTAGTATTGGCACTATTCATCGGCGCCCTGGCTGGTGGTTTGGTTGCAGGTATGGGATATGGTGGGGTCATCACCGTATTTACAGAAGGTATCGTAGGGGGAGCGGAAATTGCACTCAGTTATGCGCTGCTCGGTGGATTTGCTGCACTGATCGCCTACAGCGGCATTACAGAAGTGCTTGTGGGATTCATCATCAAGGCACTGAAGAAGGAGCAGTCCAAAAAGGCAAGAATCATTGCGAAAGTCTCGATCGTCATCGCTCTTCTTGCGGTATCAATCATGAGTCAGAACCTCATTCCGGTACATATTGCATTCATTCCGATACTCATTCCACCACTGCTCAGCCTGATGAATGAACTTGGTTTCGACCGGCGCCTCATTGCAGTGGTATTGACTTTCGGACTGACTTTCCCCTACGTCCTCTTTCCGATCGGTTTTGGACAGATATTCCAAAATACGATTGTGACGGGATTCGAATCCGCAGGGATGGAGATTGTTTTCGGAGAAGTGGCGCCTGCACTCATCATTCCTGCAAGTGGATTTGTTGTCGGCCTTTTCCTGGCATTATTCTACTATAGGAAGAACCGCCGTTATGAAACGAGGGATATCGCCTCTGAAGGTGCTGCAGAGGTAAGTGTTAAGACAGTCTCCATTGCAGTGGTTGCAATCATTGCGACATTCGGGGTCCAGATCTTGACGGATTCGATGATTTTCGGTGCGTTGGCGGGCATCATGGTATTCTTCCTCTCCTTCCAGTTCAAGTGGAGCAGGCTGGATAATGAATTGGTCAACGGCATCAAGATGATGGCATATATCGGCATCGTCATGCTGGCTGCAAATGGTTTTGCTGCCGTCATTTCAGAAACTGGACATGTCAGTCCGCTTGTCGATGGCATTGCGAACATCCTATCGGACCAGAAGATACTTGTAGTCGTCTCCATGCTGTTTGTAGGTCTGGTGGTGACTATGGGGATAGGCTCCTCCTTCGCAACCATTCCGATTATTGCGAGCATATTCATACCAATGGGAATGGAGCTTGGTCTGTCGATACCTGCCATCATTGCGATCATCGGCACTGCAGGTGCATTGGGTGATGCCGGCTCACCTGCTTCCGACTCGACACTTGGTCCCACGGCCGGTCTTGCCGCAGACGGGCAGCATAACCATATATGGGATACTTGTGTTCCAACTTTCATATTCCTGAACATCCCCGTACTGATTGCAGGTTTCTTTGCAGGGATGATCCTATAACATTTAAAATCCATCCGGAGCCATAGCTCCGGATGGATTTATATCATCAAGAAAAGGTGAGTTTATGTATCATACAGATTCAAAACGTGAAATGTACAAACAGTTCATCAGAATACTGTGGCCGATCATGATCACCCAGGTACTTCTATACTCAATGAATCTGATCGATACCATGATGTCCGGGAGGGCGGGAGTGGAGGATCTGGCTGGTGTGGCCATCGGATCGAGTTTCTGGGCACCGGTTTCGACAGGCATCAACGGCGTCCTTCTGGCAGTCACGGCCATCATTGCCCAGCTTCTTGGGGCAGAGCGGAAAGACGCTGTGCGCCATAATGTACAGCAGGCCATCTATATCGCAGCAGCACTCACTGTCCTGATCCTATTGCTTGGCATGTTTTTCCTGGATGACCTGCTTAATTTCATGGGGCTGGAGAACTCGGTCCACCATATCGCTTATCACTACCTTGTTGGACTAGCAACCGGTATATTGCCGTTATTCATGTTCAGCGTATTGCGCAACTTCATTGATGCACAAGGGTTCACAAGGATATCGCTATACGTTATAACAACGTCGTTGCCCCTGAATATATTCTTCAACTATACGTTGATTTTCGGGAATTTCGGCTTTCCTGAACTTGGAGGTATCGGTGCAGGCTATGCGACAGCCATCACCTACTGGCTCATGTTCCTCCTCATCTCCCTCATGGTCTTGCGGGTGGCACCATTGAAGGCGTTCTACATATTCAGAGGGTGGTCCCGGCCTTTGTTGCGCACCCTGCGGCATCATTTGGCTGTAGGGGTTCCAATCGGTGTACTCATATTTGTAGAAACAAGCATCTTTTCTATGATGACCCTCCTCGTTGGAGTGATGTTTACAACAAATGTCATCGCAGCCAACCAGGTGGTACTCAATTTTACGACCATGCTTTTCATGCTGCCATTGAGCATATCCATGGCAATGACGATTGTGATTGGTTTCAGTGACGGAGGCGGCAGGCATGAAGATGCAAGGCGTTATAAAATGATGGGGACCATTTCAAGTCTGGGCCTTGTGGGCATCGCATCCATCTTCCTGTTCTTTTTCAGGGAGCCGATTTCGTATTTGTATACGGATGATCCTGAAGTGGTTGCCGTTACAATGCCATTATTCCTTTTCGCCATCATCTACCAGTTCTCCGATGCCCTGCAGGCTACGTTCCAAGGGATACTGAGGGGGTACAAGGATGTAGTAGTCCCTTCAGTAATCGCCATCGTTTCCTACTGGCTCATCGGCATGGTTTCAGGATATCTTCTGGCCTCCCAGACAGACCTCGATGTTTATGGCTTCTGGATCGGCATTTCCATCGGCCTTACGTCTGCGGCCATCGGGTTCCATATGCGATTGAAGCATATTGAAAGCAAAAATATGTTTAAGACCTTCCGAAGTGCGCAATAGTTATACAAAAGTAGCAAGGAAGGGGAATATGACCGTGGCAGATTTAAATAATCCAAAGCGTAAATACTTTGAAGATAAATTCAGTAGACAGGAACAGGAATACCCGGGTGTCCAGAATAAAATGACGCCGGTACCGGATTGTGGAGAAGAGTCCTATAAAGGCAGCGGCAAGCTGACAGGAAGAAAGGCACTGGTCACCGGAGGGGATTCCGGGATCGGACGGGCAGCAGCGATTGCGTATGCTAAAGAAGGCTCGGATGTTGCGATCAGCTATCTGCCTGATGAAGAGTCCGACGCCCAGGAAGTCAAAGAGGTGATTGAGGCTGCAGGAAGGAAGGCTGTGCTTCTGCCTGGGGATCTGCGTGATGAATCGTTTGCCAGACAGCTCGTACATGACGCAGCAAAGCAACTGGGTGGACTGGATACCCTGGTCATGAATGCGGGTATGCAACAATATATAAATGATATAAACGGCTTGGAGACAAAGCAGCTTCAGGATACCTTCACAATCAATGTATTCTCGAACGTATGGATGCTCCAGGAAGCATTGGATCACCTTCCTGAAGGCGGGAGTGTAATCATCACTACTTCCGTACAGGCCTTCAGTCCAGCTTCGATACTGGCCGACTATGCAATGACGAAGAGTGCGCAGGTATCATTCATCGTTTCAATGGCTCAGGAGCTTGGAGAGAAGGGTATCCGTGTAAATGGTGTAGCGCCGGGACCGGTATGGACGGCCCTGCAGATTTCAGGCGGCCAGCCGCCGGAAAACATCCCGGAATTTGGTCAGAATACGCCGCTTCAGCGTGCAGGTCAGCCGGTTGAATTGTCGGACACCTATGTATTGCTCGCTTCAGATAGTGGCAGCTATATCACCGGACAGGTATTCGGTGTGACCGGTGGCATGCCGATCAATATGTAGATGGTAATACACTGAAGAAAAAACCAGCCCCCATTGGGACGTTAACGTCCCAATGGGGGCTTTTTGGATTACTTCCAAAGGTATTTAAGCATCTTACCGAAAAGCTTTGCATTCGGGTATCTGAAGGGAAAGTCGAAGCAGGTGGTCTGATGGAGGATACTCTTTTCATGGGTGAAGGTATCGAATGAATATTTGCCGTGGTATTTCCCCATCCCGCTGTTGCCGCGGCCACCGAAGGGGAGGTGGGGATTTGCGAGATGGAAAATGGTATCATTTACAGCCCCGCCACCGAATGGTACTGCCTTGATGACACTGGCGGCTTCGGATTTTTTATCTGTAAATACATAGAGCGCCAGCGGGTCAGGCAGGTCTCTGACGTCCAGTACTGCCTTGTCCAAGGAAGTGAAGCTGAGTACGGGAAGTACAGGACCGAATATTTCCTCCTGCATCGCGTCATGGCCGAAATCCACATTATCGATGATGGTCGGCTCTATAGTGAGGGTGGTGGGATCTGTATGGCCGCCATGGACCACGTCCCCCTGGATCAGATCTCTGACACGTTCAAAATGCTTTTTGTTGACTATGCTCATATATCTGCCATTCCTAAAATCCTCATCATAGAATTTATGGGCATAGTACTTCATATGGTGGATCAATTCCTTATTTATGGAGGCGTCTGCATAGACGAAATCGGGTGCGACACAAGTCTGTCCGGCATTGATGAACTTGCCCCAGACAATCCGTTTGGCTGCCAGTTTTACATCAGCATTTTTCGTCACTATGGCAGGTGACTTTCCTCCGAGCTCAAGGGTGACGGGAGTGAGGTGCTGCGCAGCACTCTCCATGACGATCTTTCCCACATGGGAGCTGCCTGTATAGAATATATAGTTGAAGGGGAGACTGAGGAGGTTCTGGTTGGTCTCGATGCCTCCCTCTACAGCAGTGACAAATTCTTCGGGAAAAGCAAAAGATATGATGTCGCTGATTACACGGCTTACAGCCGGCGTATGTTCCGAAGGCTTGAGTATGGCGGTGTTCCCTGCACTGATCGCTCCGATCAGAGGTGCAACCGTCAGGTTGAAGGGATAGTTCCAAGGCGCAATGATGAGCGTAACGCCGTAAGGTTCCTTATAGATTCTGGATGTGGAACCGATATGTGTGGCCGGTGTCTTCACCTTTTCTGTTTCTGCCCACTCTTTCAAGTACTTTATAGTAAAGTTGATATCGTTATAGGCGTAACCGATTTCTGTAAGATATGCTTCAGCCTCGCCTTTGTTGAAGTCTTCCTTCATGGCATCCAGGAGAGCCGCCTCGTAGTATTGAATGCTTCTTTTGAGCTGTTTGAGGGCGCTGATCCTGAATGGGAGGCTTCTTGTTCTTTCAGACTGGTAAAACTGCCTCTGTCTATTGAATAATGATTCATACATTTATATCACTCCTCATTTTATATATCTACCCGGATAAATATAGAATATGTCTTCTCTTTACCAGGTATTGAAAGTTGTATACTTCCCAATATTTTTGAATTTTTCCTCTAATTAATACTATTTTACAAAATGATAAAATTTATATTGTTTGTGTAAAAATGATTGCTTTTTATCCAGATGAGACTATACTTAATTTACTACATGAAAAAGGTGATCATATGGAGACGAAATTAAAAATATTGGAAGGCAGGCTGACCGCCTACCAATTGAGTGAAGCTCTGGGCATACCGATGGAAATGGCGCAGAATCTCCTAAACGAAGAAATGACAGTAGAGCAGCTTGATGAAACGGTCAAAGCAAAGATCAACGGCCTGGAAACGGCCCTATTCAACCAATAAAGTTGTAATGCTTCACTATACATGTCCCTTTCATTTCATAAGAAACTGTTTAAATGCAATTCACATTTATTGTTTAATGGATTTCTTGTGATATAATTAACTTCAGTGCGATTAATTGGTTGAGGAAGGTGAATGCATGGATATTGGTTTGAATTTTGAATTGATGACTGAAAAGCTGACAGCTTACCAGATAAGCAGAGCTGTGGATATCTCCA
This genomic interval carries:
- a CDS encoding general stress protein, which codes for MKPFIKPYTNDEALQDDIAKLTSKDVKADDIYVISHDDDRTERIADNSGASTVGLSEMGVGEAVKSTFEKKGDLLRKQLQNLGFSESEAENFESEMDEGKVFLIVTNNDSVEQYLS
- a CDS encoding MATE family efflux transporter, whose protein sequence is MYHTDSKREMYKQFIRILWPIMITQVLLYSMNLIDTMMSGRAGVEDLAGVAIGSSFWAPVSTGINGVLLAVTAIIAQLLGAERKDAVRHNVQQAIYIAAALTVLILLLGMFFLDDLLNFMGLENSVHHIAYHYLVGLATGILPLFMFSVLRNFIDAQGFTRISLYVITTSLPLNIFFNYTLIFGNFGFPELGGIGAGYATAITYWLMFLLISLMVLRVAPLKAFYIFRGWSRPLLRTLRHHLAVGVPIGVLIFVETSIFSMMTLLVGVMFTTNVIAANQVVLNFTTMLFMLPLSISMAMTIVIGFSDGGGRHEDARRYKMMGTISSLGLVGIASIFLFFFREPISYLYTDDPEVVAVTMPLFLFAIIYQFSDALQATFQGILRGYKDVVVPSVIAIVSYWLIGMVSGYLLASQTDLDVYGFWIGISIGLTSAAIGFHMRLKHIESKNMFKTFRSAQ
- a CDS encoding SDR family oxidoreductase; protein product: MADLNNPKRKYFEDKFSRQEQEYPGVQNKMTPVPDCGEESYKGSGKLTGRKALVTGGDSGIGRAAAIAYAKEGSDVAISYLPDEESDAQEVKEVIEAAGRKAVLLPGDLRDESFARQLVHDAAKQLGGLDTLVMNAGMQQYINDINGLETKQLQDTFTINVFSNVWMLQEALDHLPEGGSVIITTSVQAFSPASILADYAMTKSAQVSFIVSMAQELGEKGIRVNGVAPGPVWTALQISGGQPPENIPEFGQNTPLQRAGQPVELSDTYVLLASDSGSYITGQVFGVTGGMPINM
- a CDS encoding Na+/H+ antiporter family protein, whose amino-acid sequence is MNAVLIAVFVMILLSLFRLNVVLALFIGALAGGLVAGMGYGGVITVFTEGIVGGAEIALSYALLGGFAALIAYSGITEVLVGFIIKALKKEQSKKARIIAKVSIVIALLAVSIMSQNLIPVHIAFIPILIPPLLSLMNELGFDRRLIAVVLTFGLTFPYVLFPIGFGQIFQNTIVTGFESAGMEIVFGEVAPALIIPASGFVVGLFLALFYYRKNRRYETRDIASEGAAEVSVKTVSIAVVAIIATFGVQILTDSMIFGALAGIMVFFLSFQFKWSRLDNELVNGIKMMAYIGIVMLAANGFAAVISETGHVSPLVDGIANILSDQKILVVVSMLFVGLVVTMGIGSSFATIPIIASIFIPMGMELGLSIPAIIAIIGTAGALGDAGSPASDSTLGPTAGLAADGQHNHIWDTCVPTFIFLNIPVLIAGFFAGMIL
- a CDS encoding aldehyde dehydrogenase; the encoded protein is MYESLFNRQRQFYQSERTRSLPFRISALKQLKRSIQYYEAALLDAMKEDFNKGEAEAYLTEIGYAYNDINFTIKYLKEWAETEKVKTPATHIGSTSRIYKEPYGVTLIIAPWNYPFNLTVAPLIGAISAGNTAILKPSEHTPAVSRVISDIISFAFPEEFVTAVEGGIETNQNLLSLPFNYIFYTGSSHVGKIVMESAAQHLTPVTLELGGKSPAIVTKNADVKLAAKRIVWGKFINAGQTCVAPDFVYADASINKELIHHMKYYAHKFYDEDFRNGRYMSIVNKKHFERVRDLIQGDVVHGGHTDPTTLTIEPTIIDNVDFGHDAMQEEIFGPVLPVLSFTSLDKAVLDVRDLPDPLALYVFTDKKSEAASVIKAVPFGGGAVNDTIFHLANPHLPFGGRGNSGMGKYHGKYSFDTFTHEKSILHQTTCFDFPFRYPNAKLFGKMLKYLWK